One window of Aspergillus oryzae RIB40 DNA, chromosome 3 genomic DNA carries:
- the optF gene encoding small oligopeptide transporter, OPT family (sexual differentiation process protein ISP4), with amino-acid sequence MADIPRRDEKPQQKEFLQEPSLDIDDSNYSILSDRDAAEILPYEADDSPFPEVRAVVRPVDDVHLPVSTVRMWTIGVIFTIVGSGLNQFFSLRQPSVTISALVAQLVAFPVGCAWAKWLPLGWLNPDRHFNIKEHALITIMANVSFGSAAATQIIEAMVKFYNMPSQGGFEILLCITTQLFGFGLAGMASRWLVGPATMIWPQVLSNAALLSTLHSRANVVADGWSITRLRFFLFVFAGGAIWYFAPGYLFTGLSTFNFICWIVPTNVVVNQLFGQTTGLGMSILTFDWAQVVYANQSPLLVPFWAGLNVIGSFALFFWLICPILYYTNTWYSAYLPMLNSNTFDNTGKSYNTSRVMNHDGTVNVEAYREYSPMFLPAGYAVTYGVAFANLTGIFVHIALYHGTDLWEQWKGRDKKDVHSRLMSSYKDVPWWWFAAVTILMFALSIVTNEVWHTGLPAWAVLLAFVLPMIYFIPVGIIKAVTNITSNQLNLITEFIGGYAFLGRPVANMAFKFYGYVAVSQGLEFVADMKLAHYLHIAPRTLFLAQGLATLIGAVVQCGVTVFMITRIDGVCTPDANGGFTCPHGRVTYSSSLIWGALGPGRNFSPGQIYGNLLWFFLAGPLVVIVTYLIGRRWKQANYISWPVAFGAMSLVPPATGISFSSWWIVNFIFNGLIKRRRPAWWSKYNYVLSAALDCAVAVATVIIFFCITLPAGPLHWWGNTVSARTADGKGTPWKALPESGYFGPRKGTWE; translated from the exons ATGGCTGACATCCCGCGGCGGGACGAAAAGCCCCAGCAAAAGGAGTTCTTACAG GAGCCGTCTTTAGATATCGATGATAGCAACTACAGCATTCTCAGCGACCGCGATGCCGCCGAGATCCTCCCCTACGAAGCCGATGATTCTCCCTTCCCAGAGGTTCGTGCGGTCGTGAGACCGGTGGACGATGTACATCTGCCGGTCAGCACGGTTCGGATGTGGACGATTGGGGTGATATTTACGATT GTCGGGAGCGGTTTGAATCAGTTCTTCAGTCTGAGGCAGCCCAGTGTAACCATCAGCGCTTTGGTAGCACAGCTGGTCGCGTTTCCCGTTGGCTGTGCCTGGGCAAAATGGCTACCATTGGGGTGGCTCAATCCGGATCGCCATTTCAACATCAAGGAGCATGCTTTGATCACTATCATGGCCAATGTCTCCTTCGGATCGGCGGCTGCGACGCAGATAATTGAGGCAATGGTGAAGTTTTATAACATGCCTTCGCAAGGGGGATTCGAGATCTTATTGTGTATCACCACACAACTGTTCGGGTTCGGCTTGGCAGGCATGGCTTCCCGCTGGCTCGTAGGACCGGCAACAATGATTTGGCCCCAGGTTTTGTCGAATGCCGCGCTACTGTCTACCTTACACTCGCGCGCCAATGTCGTCGCGGATGGCTGGTCGATAACGCGTCTTcgtttcttcctctttgttttcgCTGGCGGAGCAATCTGGTATTTCGCCCCGGGCTACCTCTTCACCGGTCTTAGCACGTTTAACTTTATCTGCTGGATTGTACCGACGAACGTTGTTGTTAACCAGCTCTTTGGCCAGACAACAGGGCTGGGCATGTCAATTCTCACGTTTGATTGGGCTCAGGTTGTCTATGCGAATCAAAGCCCTCTCCTGGTTCCTTTCTGGGCAGGGCTGAACGTGATTGGATCATTtgccttgttcttctggttAATCTGTCCAATTCTCTACTACACCAATACGTGGTATTCGGCTTATCTCCCGATGTTGAATTCCAACACCTTCGACAATACAGGCAAATCTTACAACACCAGCCGTGTGATGAACCATGACGGAACGGTCAACGTCGAGGCGTACCGCGAGTACTCGCCCATGTTTCTTCCAGCGGGATATGCAGTGACCTACGGCGTAGCGTTTGCCAATCTCACGGGCATTTTCGTTCACATAGCTCTGTACCACGGGACTGACCTGTGGGAGCAATGGAAAGGACGGGATAAGAAGGATGTTCATTCACGGCTCATGTCGTCTTACAAAGACgttccttggtggtggtttgcAGCCGTAACCATACTAATGTTTGCACTAAGCATTGTGACAAACGAGGTTTGGCATACGGGTCTCCCAGCGTGGGCGGTATTGTTAGCCTTTGTGCTACCGATGATTTACTTTATTCCCGTTGGCATCATCAAAGCGGTGACGAACATTACTAGCAACCAGTTGAACCTTATCACGGAGTTTATCGGGGGTTACGCATTTCTCGGACGGCCTGTCGCCAACATGGCGTTCAAGTTCTACGGATACGTGGCAGTGTCCCAAGGATTAGA GTTTGTGGCGGACATGAAATTGGCACACTATCTTCACATTGCCCCCCGAACCTTATTCTTAGCCCAGGGGTTGGCGACTTTAATTGGGGCCGTCGTACAGTGCGGTGTAACGGTGTTCATGATCACTCGAATTGATGGTGTCTGCACGCCCGATGCCAATGGCGGATTTACTTGTCCCCATGGTCGAGTCACGTATTCGTCTTCATTAATCTGGG GCGCCCTCGGTCCCGGACGAAATTTTTCCCCGGGTCAAATTTACGGCAATCTCCTCTGGTTCTTCCTGGCTGGGCCACTGGTAGTTATCGTCACATATCTCATTGGTCGGCGTTGGAAGCAGGCCAACTACATCTCATGGCCGGTTGCTTTTGGTGCCATGAGCCTTGTTCCACCCGCCACAGGGATCAGCTTTTCATCCTGGTGGATTGTCAATTTTATCTTTAATGGCTTGATTAAACGACGGAGACCAGCCTGGTGGTCTAAATACA ATTACGTCCTTTCAGCAGCACTTGACTGTGCTGTGGCCGTGGCCACCGTCATCATATTTTTCTGCATCACCCTTCCAGCTGGTCCGCTACACTGGTGGGGCAATACTGTGTCCGCGCGCACTGCGGACGGTAAAGGCACGCCGTGGAAGGCGCTACCGGAGTCCGGATATTTCGGACCTCGCAAAGGAACATGGGAATGa
- a CDS encoding FAD-dependent oxidoreductase (D-aspartate oxidase), whose translation MGDLGHPVDISSVPFAQRPIIILGAGIIGCAAARQLLLNGFSVVLVAEYLPGDQSIFYASAWAGAAWHAAGGISPEYRYFQAITHRHLLKMAQEDPESGVCIVDTREYLEDPPTENSAIWGKTVVSKFRDLKPGEYPPNFACGWAYDTLVTDPTRHMPYLGKQIKALGGQFIRKRVESLQELYTMFPESSIFINASGIGSKTLSDVQDEKCFPERGQNVFLRTDNCQTMYFRNGKEYTYVIPRPLSKGVVLGGVKQSDNLSPEVDMEIARDEIARAHRLAPEIVPEYPPEDVLDHIIGIRPSRKGGFRLESEKVGNRIVVSAYGFGGGGYAFSYGVADALAKMVETAERENVIL comes from the exons ATGGGGGATCTTGGCCACCCCGTCGATATCTCCTCCGTGCCTTTCGCACAACGCCCCATCATCATTTTGGGTGCCGGAATTATTGGTTGTGCTGCCGCAAGACAACTTCTGCTTAATGGGTTCTCCGTAGTCTTGGTGGCCGAATATCTCCCCGGAGACCAGAGTATTTTCTATGCATCTGCTTGGGCCGGAGCAGCATGGCATGCGGCTGGGGGCATTAGCCCTGAATACCGATACTTTCAAGCGATCACACATCGCCATCTGCTAAAGATGGCACAGGAAGACCCTGAGTCAGGGGTCTGTATTGTGGACACACGCGAGTATCTTGAAGACCCCCCGACTGAGAACTCTGCGATCTGGGGGAAGACTGTCGTATCGAAG TTTCGTGACCTAAAACCTGGTGAATATCCCCCTAATTTCGCTTGCGGGTGGGCATACGATACCCTCGTCACCGACCCAACGCGCCATATGCCTTACCTGGGAAAGCAAATCAAGGCGCTCGGGGGTCAGTTCATTCGGAAACGGGTCGAATCTCTTCAGGAGCTGTACACAATGTTTCCCGAATcgagcatcttcatcaatgccAGTGGTATCGGGAGCAAGACGTTGAGTGATGTCCAGGATGAGAAGTGTTTTCCTGAACGAGGACAAAACGTATTTTTGCGCACCGACAATTGTCAGACCATGTACTTCCGGAACGGCAAGGAATATACTTATGTCATTCCTCGGCCATTGTCAAAAGGTGTTGTGCTGGGTGGAGTAAAGCAAAGCGACAACTT GTCTCCCGAAGTGGACATGGAGATAGCCCGAGATGAGATTGCACGCGCCCATCGTCTCGCTCCCGAGATAGTTCCGGAATATCCCCCCGAAGATGTGCTGGATCACATCATTGGCATCCGCCCGTCCAGAAAAGGCGGTTTCCGCCTTGAATCTGAAAAAGTGGGAAATCGCATTGTTGTATCCGCGTATGGATTTGGTGGGGGTGGATACGCCTTCTCCTACGGTGTGGCCGATGCTTTGGCAAAGATGGTGGAAACGGCTGAGCGGGAGAACGTAATTCTCTAG